The genomic interval taccggaaaccagtcgaattttcatccgggttatgtgaaagccaagatataaacgttaaaacagaaaaaggtctcacaattggcgttcatacacgaacaaaataaaacgttcgaactcggaaaatattaattgcgttgacgcattttttaagaatgaattatcaaaaaacgtggaaacccagcaggattcggaggtggatgtaatcaacatcgattaatactgtcggattattgtgaaagtgaaagtagacaatcggcagctgccgcacctttcccttccaatactgtagcagatctagatcgtcaacccattcatcatgaaattgaaatcataatattgacatcgttccccggccccagttgaaaacatttcccattattagatctacacctgcaactttatttaggaatttgaatttaatatcatacttgttcatgtgtttaaaaacaaaaaggtcagagatatgcctctttttctaaaaaaaacctgaagtctgtatgtgagttatagacattgaaatgaacagtttttattttttccccaaatatgtctctttcgcgctcgattttccccttttacccagcgtccagcgtctttccctttttctaaaaaaaaacctgacatGTATACAGTGTTAAGTATGCAATTCTAAATGTCTAATCAGCGTCTTTTTTGCCACTGCATCATTACTATAGAAATTAGTACAAGTTacaaaattatttgtttgcatagtCGATATTATTTGTCGTGAAATGCTGCCTCATATTGTGAAAATAGGGTATATAACTTCGAGTTGTATATGCTTTTATCAAGTGATATTATCTaaaagtttccttttatttgttttgttataaacttttctCATTGTGatatctcaattttaattgacttagttaagattatttactatatatttattgtatacatttaataTTTGCATGAACAATGCGTATTAATATACTCCATAACTTTGATTTCTAttgattgttgtaattgttgtttggcgaaataaatttacattttcatagCTCACTTGtttacaccctttatatactatTTACGAATCGGATTTCCAACAACGACGAAACATAAACCAGACTGCAAATTCCGTGACAACGACTACACGAGCCAGTCTAAAGGCTAGAAATTTCGGAATCTGCACGTAGATCAATAATTATTCCATATATTTTGTGTCAAaacagccgtacggctagacaatctctaTAGGAACAGCTATACGAATAGAGCCGTATGactagcctcttgtctacccgtacggggccgtacggctagcctcttgtctacccgtacggggccatacgactagccactgccaatAAAAAAGCATGTTAAATTAGTTAATTTGCTACTGTAGTGAAATAacgtcacttccaacagccttgctgttgggctagctctttagcgacgtagTTAAAGTGTcagactaccactctggaggtcgtgggttcaatccccggcttgagctcagtattttcacattaaagtcgacgaggcaaaaaagaactgtgaatgcgggaatgggtctgagctgtttaatggtttctgggaggaccatgcggatgcaagacatgctgtagcgggcgtgtctgggccttgaaacattaaaagagggaggagtgtagtgaaataaggtcacttccagcagccttgctgttgggctagctctttagcgacttAGTTAAAGTGTCAGACTACcgctctggaggtcgtgggttcaatccccggcttgagctcagtattttcacaatactactgtgtcaagaaaaaaaaaaaaaataatgtaattcaTAGGTTTGGATACTATACGCCTTTTCTGGTGACTTTGACCTACATATGAACATTCGGACACAATGTCATTTTCTTCAGCAGCTGTGTTGCATACGTTTTTCTAAAtgaagaatatatatgggtgggtggggaatgggattattgatgcaagtacatgTGGTCCAGTACTCATGTTCAtcataaagaaacgtaaagtagtacttcttggacatttttggGATGTtgatgtttatcaataaaaatattacaggatctacattttaataaatatgcatgtttattaaacctacccaaaacttttcaACACATCGAATGTTAATTGTTATCGATGGCGACACCTCTGCATCGTCTGCAAAAACgctagttatttttaaatttgtattacttaATATGGGAATGATGTCAACGATTCTGTGCAGAAGATTTACTTTTCTTATTGAGATAGTTTCAGTtccgtttttaattattttaaatttgaaatacgcTACGTTTGTCTCATTGTTGTTTAAATCCGCCATTTCcgaaatgcaatataaaaatcatttgttaagtactcaccgattggctaatagcgtgtggtattggctgcaatagccaatgaaaatcgctgacgctttacacgTCGACTgcgcacaacgaaacaacccgtattataaaaacaaattttgaacaacactttcggcaaactgcgaatttttattttaagtttaggataaaataccaggtcggcgggtgatatgtaaataaaaaaaaagaaagtgacttttatttttatttgtatttgtcgaaaaatagggtcggtcgctcccgtaaaacagaaaattaaaaaatgctggcctaaggCCGTTTAATACAAATCCAATATTATaatatagtaaatgttcagttttacaagGGATCTTTATTTAGCTccctatatatgtatatgaaacgTTTCTGATAATCAGTCTTTCttttactcatttattttgattacgcacTTTTTCTCTACAGcatatatgattgtattaaagtttcacaaagcagtttagtttattTTGCGGCTTTAACAGTTTATATTGTAGAAAATAGCCTGATACATCATTACAAAATATACGATTTCACCCGCCTATTCCGCCATCATTGCGATCTGTTTGTCGGAGTTTTCCAATCACAATACCACGTGACtgtgtgggcggagcgatcgataatttggcgactgctCAATTGCAGATGCTATGCAGGACACTACgacataaatttataaaaaatggcTTAACTCGTGTTTCAACGCATTGGAACGGCAAAGAATGAGATGCGATGGGGCTTTAGTTTATCGTTTGAATGATTGAAAAGTGGAACACCTAGGACAAAAAAATAATCACCAACATACATGGGTACATAAAAATTATTCCTAAATGTGTAACATAAACTGGCGGTCCAAACAGGCTTATTTGGACACGAAAATCATCTTTAGATATactaagaaatatttaaaattacaaaagacATCCACAAACACGGTCGCAGATACAATTCTTTCCTTTGCGATCTCCTTCACACTAAGGTTATTAACATGTGAACGTTCGAGTCAATTCGGAAAAGCAGTTAAACAGGAGAAAATAACATTCTGTTTGGGGCCCATATATTTTAACTGCAAAAAATGAATGGGCCATAACTCATCTAAAGGACAAACATTCTGTCCAAACCACACTACcaatagttgtagaagtagttgcaTAAGAAATAGTACCTTTAGTTATAGAAGCAGTTGTGCAAGTTGTAGCTGAACCAAATGTACTAGTAAAGGTTGTACAAGTTGTTCCACTTctactagtagtagaagaagttgtatAAGTACTAGTACTACCACTATTTGTAGATGAAGTTGTTTAAGTAGTGGTTCTACCACTAGTTGTAAAAACAGTTGTACAAGTAGTGGTACTACCACTAGTTGTAGAAGCCTTTGCATAACTAGTAGTACTACCACTAGTTGTAGAATAAGTTGCACAAGTAGTGGTTTTATCACTAGTTGTAAAAGCAGTTGTATAAGTGATGGTACCACCAATAGTTGTGGTAGCAGTTGTACAAGTTATGGTACTACCACGAGTTGTAGAagcagttgtagaagtagtattactactactagatGTAGAAGCAGTTGTACAAGTAGTAAAACTACAAATAGTTGTCGTAGCAGTTGTACAAGAAGTGATAATACCACTAGTTGCATAAGTATTTGTATAAGTAGAAGTACTACCACTAGTTGCATTAGTATTTGTTTAAGTAGTATTACTACCGCTAGTTGTAGAAGCAGTTGTACAAGTAGTAGTACTACCAATAGTTATAGAAGCAGATGTATAAGTAGTAGTACTACCACTTGTTGCAGAAGTAGTTTTATAAGTTGTGGTACTTTCGCTtgtagtagaagcagttgtaCAAGTAGTGGTAATACAACTAGTTGTAGAAGCAGTTGTGCAAGTAGAACTACTACCAATAGTTGTAGAAGCAGTTATGCAAGTATTAGTACTACCACTAACTATATAAGCAGTTGTACAAGTAGTAGTACTATAGGTATAGCAGTTGTactataagtagtagtagaacaaGAAGTAGCAGAACCAACAGTTGTAGAAGCAGTTGAACAAGTTGTTCCACTACCAATAGATGTAGAGGCAGTGGTTATAAGTTGTAGCAGTACCAATAATAGAAGTAGCTAAAGTATAACCACAATGTTACACTGTTTTTAGAACTGCGGTGCGTGTATTCATTTGGTGAACAGATGCGTTCATGTGCATAATCTTGTCGACATGTTTGATCCACATAATTGAATGTTGAAATCTcgagttttatcatatttaagcTAAATACATATGAATGAACGTTTTAGTTGTTGTTATTCCAATATCATAAGAAATGTCAAATATGTATTTTACAAAAGCTACTTATTATATAGTATGAATTTGTTTAGCCATTTAATGCAACAACGTATGCTATGatgtttacatgttttgtttaagAGCAATTCTTAAATTGATTAGTCACAATTGCAATATCTATACGACTTCTTGTATTTCGAAATGTGCAGTTCAAGACTTAAGCGTATTCGTTTTTTTTCAATGGCATTATTCACGTTATTTGTATCTATGTATCAGATATTACGTGTCTGCATATTAAATTGTAATAAGTCCAATCAAAAGCCTGCTGCATGTCACGTGAAACAATAATGTCTGATCAGCCCAATGGAAAATGACCTTTGCATTACGTAGCTTTGTTCCAAGTGCGCTTGTCGCATTATTGGAAATGTGAGCTGTTCACTTTCTCTAAAGCAAGAGGAGCATCAAGATGTTTGGAAAACTGACGAAAGTAATGCTTCTGGTGCAGTTATTTGCCATATGTGAAAGCGCGGCATGGACATCACAGTTTATGAGAGTCTCTGACGCGATAAAAATGCCATATGTGGAGATGTCGAGCTTATCGGCCAGTGGATTGTTGGTTTGCGCTGCGCTTTGTCGTGACGACTGTTTGTTTCTGAAGTATGAGGACAATGGAACGGGCTCAGGCACCTGTGACCTGTACAATCTAAGGGACGAGATCTCTACCAAGCTGAAATTCGTGAATGGTTCAAATCTGTACAAAAAGGTAAACttacatttacactttatttacatgtttgttaAACAGAACGTAAATCGTATCGATATGTTTATATAttcacacacacatatattgcTATCAGAATCAGAAAGAATATTCTCGATTACACCTTCTTCATTGTTGGGGTATTTCCTATCCATaagaaatatttgaaatatgttttaccGTGTTTTTTCGTCAATGATATGAATGTTAAACCATTGAGAAGTGTGCTTTGGAGTAATGTCTATTTAATGTTGTTTACCAAATTATAATGAATAAGTGTTCTTAATTAAACATAAACtggaattaataaaaaaaaacagcagaCTAAATTAATATTGACCAATttttaaatatagtttaaatattgaacataaaagtAAACACAACTTGAAAACTAAAATTTGCAGACTAATGCACTATAAACTTTTTAGGATTTCAGTTGTTATTCATATTCGATATCAGTTTATCGATATCCTTTTACTAGCAAAAGagaatattttaaatgtaatattgcCTTATGCTTCTTTTGATCTTCATCAAATATATCAGTTACTGGCTTATCAAAGTAAACGGACTCATGTGCGTCTAAATAAGCCATAGGTTGTACATGCTATCGAGCTTAAAATGAAGGTTCAAACTAAAATGATATAAAGCCGCTCGATATTGACAAATGGCTCTTTATACAGTCATACATGTATGATGCATTAATAATGCCCGTGTTTTACTTATTCATTTACCGACTCTGATCAAGCCTTTCCGATTCAGCTGAACGCGTCTCTGATTGGGACAGTAAAAAGTGCTCGCGCGAGTATTGTAACGATTActattaaaatactattttaaggtGAAACGTTGTATACCATTTGTATTAATCCAaagaaatgagcctcgctctgtgaaaagagggtttgatgaatgagcgtaaagtgtcgtcccagatcagcctgtgcagtgcgcacagacTAATAAGAAAAGACACTTTCTACATTtatggtagttttcgtttaaagaatgtatattcttagcaaaaaatccagtttaggcggaaagtgtcgtctctcattagcctgtgcggactgcacatgctaatctggtacgacactttacgcgcatgcagttaaccccctttttacagagcacgatCCGAATGGAGTCATACAGTCTTTGTATTGTTTGGAACTTAATATATATGCATTTCTTAATCTACATCTACCGGTacgtgcttttatttaaatattaatgttttattttgtttgacataATTGGAACAATAAGTGTTATGATTTGTTTCATTTAGTTTCTATAGAAATGAAAAGCCTTTTACTTGGTAATTTAGATGAAAATAATAAGATGTTTACATATTGTAtatcattttaaatcgaaaatgattgaaaaacaaaCGCGCATGTATTTAATATAGTATTCGTTTGGTGATATTTTgctaaatatttatgaataacgACTACATACGTTCAGTGAAGTATTATTGGCTTTTAAAAGACAATACTTGCGAATCATCGAATGGCTTTAGATCTTTGCGAAAGGCGATCATGCAattcaaaatttaacatttgaataGTGTTTTCACTCCCTTGTGTCGTATTTTATAACAGGGCCACTCAGTTACAAACTTCGTACCTAAACATTTAATGTATACGTTACCGAATAGAcgtttttcaaataattaatattataatatgtattCTATTTGACAGGTCAATCCTCCCGCCGATGTTTTTGTTGGAATCTTGGAAGAAAAAACATGGGACGAGGCTAGAAACTTCTGTCAGAGTCTGGGAAGCAGCTTGGCCATCGCTGACAGCACAGCCAAGATGGACAGAATGTACAACCTGATAGGAAAATGGGACTTCTGGGTAGGAGGCAAGCGAAATGGGACGACCTGGAACTGGCTATCCGGGGCGGTCGTGACGCCTTCTCCTTTGGTAGATGGCAGTGGAGCGTGTCTTGAAAGTTGGTCTGGACGGTTGACCGATGAATCTTGCAGTTGGAAAAATTGGTCATTTTGTGAATATTAGCTTTACAAACAAATTTCAAACGTTTGCATGCATTACATGAAAAGGTGTTTTTGTAATGTACAGTCTCAAAATAAGTTTACTATAGCTAAATTCTagttatttttaaagaaatataagcATCGTACCATCACATGTGTTGagttattttcctttttaaaaactgtttgaCAAAAGAACAATTAATGTTGTCAGAGACTTATACCATAACTTCCGTGCATTAAGTAGTGTAAACTGAGGGTACTGAAATCCGATTTATATATTACGTTCCGTATTAATATCCTTTAAAAATAGAGATATGAATATCTAACTGAATTATGGCTatagtttaaaataaaaccatGAGCATGTGCACAAACACAACTGAATAAGAATATTGGATACACATCTAGCGTACAATTAACGCCAATTGAGTTGACGTATATTAAGACAATACTGACGTATATAAAGACAAGACTGACGTGTATTATGACAATACTGACGTGTATTAAGACAATATTGACGTGTATTAAGACAATAATGACGTGTATTAAGACAATACTGATGTGTATTAAGACAATATTGACGTGTATTAAGACAAAACTGACGTGTATTAAGACAATATAAACGTGTATTAAGACAAAACTGACGTGTATTTAGACATTTTTGACGTGTATTAAGACACTATTGACGTGTATTAAGACAATATTGACGTGTGTTAAGACAATACTGAAGTGTATTAAGACAATATTGACGTGTATTAAGACAATATTGACGTGTATTAAG from Dreissena polymorpha isolate Duluth1 chromosome 1, UMN_Dpol_1.0, whole genome shotgun sequence carries:
- the LOC127865902 gene encoding early activation antigen CD69-like; amino-acid sequence: MPYVEMSSLSASGLLVCAALCRDDCLFLKYEDNGTGSGTCDLYNLRDEISTKLKFVNGSNLYKKVNPPADVFVGILEEKTWDEARNFCQSLGSSLAIADSTAKMDRMYNLIGKWDFWVGGKRNGTTWNWLSGAVVTPSPLVDGSGACLESWSGRLTDESCSWKNWSFCEY